The genomic stretch ATAATCAGGCAAAAAATGGAAGGTGTGGGTAGCTGTGCTGGTCCCAGCAACAGGGCTGCTCTTATGcctcttcatttgtttttcatgCAAAGGAAAACTTAGAAGCATAGGTAACTGTAAGCTCAATTGATTTTCTCAGACCAAGCACTCGATTTCCATGCATAGTACTGACCAATTCTTATCATTCTAGATCAAATAGGATCAGGCAATAATCTACTATTATTTGATTTCGATACGGAACTCCATGCAATCAATGATGGAATGAACACCAACAATAATCtgaataaaagagagaaagataccGAGTTACCACTATTCAGTTATGAGAGTGTATCAGCTGCAACCAATAATTTCTTAGCTGTGAATAAGCTTGGAGAAGGAGGCTATGGACCTGTTTACAAGGTACGTTACATTTTCCGGATGAATTTGCTTTGAACACTATTAAGAAAACCGACATTAATGGGACACCTTCAtgaaagtttaaagagcttatgGTTCTCCTTCATAGGGGAAATTACTCCAAGGAAAGGAAATTGCAGTGAAGATGCTATCAAAAAGATCTGGACAAGGAATTGAAGAGTTCAGAAATGAGGCAATACTAATTGCAAAACTCCATCACAGAAATCTTGTCAGACTCTTAGGTTGTTGTATCGAGCGAGAAGAaaagatattaatatatgagtACATGCCCAATAAAAGTTTGGACTTCTACCTTTTCGGTGAGTGCATGTTTGTCTTTCCTCTCATATGTTTCTAGGTTCTTAAGCACTAACTAATTTCCTGGATTGTTCTTTTTAAATAGATCCAACCAAGAAACAGATGTTAGGTTGGGAGACACGCATACGCATTATTGAAGNNNNNNNNNNNNNNNNNNNNNNNNNNNNNNNNNNNNNNNNNNNNNNNNNNNNNNNNNNNNNNNNNNNNNNNNNNNNNNNNNNNNNNNNNNNNNNNNNNNNGACTGAAGCACTACTTCTTGATGATGggaattttgttttgagagatGGGTCGAACCAGAGTCTTATATTTTGGGAGAGTTTCGACCATCCAACCGATACATGGCTGCCAGGTGTAAAGCTTGGGATCAATAAGGTTACTGGAAAACCACAGCAGCTCATTTCATGGAAAAATTCAGAAGATCCAGCACCTGGTGTGTTCTCGTTGGGGTTAGACCCAAATGGAAGCAATCAATATTTCCTAGAGTGGAACAAATCCCAAATCTATTGGAGTTCTGGACTTTGGGATGGAACATCTTTCAGCAATATTCCTGCGTTGAGATCGAATTATAACTACAGTTCCTTCAGTTATGTGTCAAATGAAAATGGAAGATATTTTACTTATTCTCTTCCTAATAGTTCTGCCATTTCTAAATTTGTGATGAGGTCTTCAGGAAAATTCCAGCTATCCACGTGGCTGGATGCGCAATGGAATTTATTTTGGTCTGAACCGAAGGTACAATCTGATGTCTATTCTTTGTGTGGTGCATTTGGCGTGTATCGTGAGAATTTCTCGAGCCCCTGTGAATGTCTAACAGGTTTCGAACCATCTTCGATGGAAGACACCAGTCTAGATGACTGGTCAGGTGGGTGTGTAAGGAAATCCCCTTTGCAATGTGAGAATAATACGTATGCCAATGGCAAAAAAGATTGGTTCACGAAAATATCAAACATGCGATTGCCTGTTTATTCGAAACCATATTTGGCCTTGAGTGCTGGGAAATGTGAACAGGCTTGCATGGAAAATTGTTCTTGCGCAGCTTATGCTTATAATAGTAGTGGGTGTATGATATGGGAAGGAGCTCTTTTGAACTTACAGCAACTCTCAAATGGTGGCGAGATTGGACAAGATATCTATCTCAGACTTGCTGCTGATGATCATCAAAGCACCAAAGGTGACACAAATTTATGTCATCTTTCTCTTTGAACTAATTCTCTGTTATATATGATGGTTGAGCTAATGGTGATTCTTGTCATCATAATCAGGCAAAAAATGGAAGGTATGGGTAGCTGTGCTGGTCCCAGCAACAGGGCTTTTCCTATGcctcttcatttgtttttcatgCAAAGGAAAACTCAAACGCATAGGTAATTGTAAGCTAAATTGATTTTCTCAGACCAAGCACTCGATTTACATGCATAGTATTGACCAATTCTTATCATTCTAGATCAAACAGGATCAAGCAATAATCtactattatttgattttgatacgGAGCTCCGTGCAATCAATGATGGAATGAACACCAACAATAATAtgaataaaagagagaaagatgccGAGTTACCACTATTTAGTTATGAAAGTGTATTAGCTGTAACCAATAATTTCTTAGCTGTGAATAAGCTTGGAGAAGGAGGCTATGGACCAGTTTACAAGGTACGTTACATTTTCTTGATGAATTTGCTTTGAAAACTATTAAGAAAACCGACATTAATGGTACACCTTCAtgaaagtttaaagagcttatgGTTCTCCTTCACAGGGGAGATTACtccaaggaaaagaaattgCAGTGAAGATGCTATCAAAAAGATCTGGACAAGGAATTGAGGAGTTCAGAAATGAGACAATACTAATTGCAAAACTCCAGCATAGAAATCTTGTCAGACTCTTAGGTTGTTGTATCGAGCGAGAAGAaaagatattaatatatgagtACATGCCCAATAAAAGTTTGGACTTCTACCTTTTCGGTGAGTGCATGTTTATCTATATACGTGTATATATTTTCCTCTCATATGTTTCTAGGTTCTTAAGTACTAACTAATTTCTTTGATTGTACTATTTAAATAGATCCAACCAAGAAACAGATGTTAGGTTGGGAGACACGCATACGCATTATTGAAGGCATTGCTCAagggcttctttatcttcatcaataTTCAAGGTTACGAATCATACATAGAGATCTAAAACCAAGTAACATTCTCTTGGATAgtgaaatgaatccaaaaatatcagattttggcatggctcGAATAGTTGGAGGCAATGAAACACAGGCAAACACAAATCGAATTGTTGGAACTTAGTAAGTATGCAGCTCATTTTACATCTAATATTGTCAATTGCCAGTTAAATTCTTCTAGCAGGGTACTAAAGTGTAGTGTACTAAATTTTGGAATCCAGTGGATACATGTCTCCCGAGTATGCTATACAAGGTTTATATTCGATAAAGTCCGATGTTTTTAGCTTTGGAGTATTGCTACTGGAGATTATAAGTGGCAAAAAGAATACTGGCTTCTTTAACCATAGTTCACTTAGTCTTCTTATATATGTGAGTAGCCTTTATATCTTCtcaatttctttatgtttttcattagtctttaaattgaaaatgctcttaGTTTTCAGTAAAACTTACATTTATATGAAATGATACTAGGCTTGGGAGTTGTGGAGAGATGATCGAAGTTTGGAGTTGATCGATCCAACAGTAGGACATCCTTCTTCCAGTTCTATTATGTTGAGATTCATTAACATCGGCCTTCTTTGTGTCCAAGAAAGACCGACTGATCGACCTACTATGCTTGATGTAGTCTTAATGATTAGCAATGAGCATGCACTTCTACCTACCCCCAAGCAACCATTCCAGAATATGATGGACACAAATTCAACAGTTGACAATGCAGAAAATTACTCAAAGAATAGCGTAACTATTTCAACAATGGAAGCCCGTTGACTGATTCCTataccaaagaaaataaatgttgtAGAACCaatatttttgtataatttgTATGCATTTTGATATGTTACATACTTGTCACTAAATGTTGTCTTAGTTCACtcatattttagttttattaccTTTAATACTatccaaatactttttttaacgtcataatactttttcaaactaaaaatatctaggggaaactttactttgaTCCTTTGAACATCCACTCGTTTTTACAAATTTTCCTGAACttccaaatttctcattttggacccctaaactttcaattactctcaatgtagacctctccgtcaaattttaaatgttacatgacgtttatacccctgactttcgtataaaattataactttcaaaatctatattttttttattttaaaaaaaatgaaaatcaaggacattttggtctttttttatattttcaacaactaaaattaacggaatggttctaattaagagtaattgaaagttcaggggttc from Corylus avellana chromosome ca1, CavTom2PMs-1.0 encodes the following:
- the LOC132170636 gene encoding receptor-like serine/threonine-protein kinase SD1-8; protein product: MVSNLSTITNSGRYCKLERELEGAIMKSKKPWLLFALLLIILSCSRERFSIAAAGDTLSAGHSLSFSKDETIVSKGGTFELGFFRPRHSLKIYLGIWHTITFGRTKHVWVANRENPLSDLFSPTLNLSEDGNLRLFQGSSKIPVWSTNLSTFPKSNLTEAVLLDDGNFVLRDRLNPSSIFWESFDHPTDTWLPGAKLGIDKVTGKPQQLISWKNSEDPSPGVFSYGLDPNGSNQYFLEWNRSQIFWSSGLWDGKIFSNFPEKRSNHNYSTFSFVSNENGRYFTYSVYNPPFLSRFVVRSSGKFEQLTWPDGQENLIWSQPRLQSDVYALCGAFGVYHENFSSSCECLTGFEPSSKMEDTSRLKDWSGGCVRKSPLQCENKTFANGKKDWFLKISNIRLPVYTKPYLAVKASRCELACMEKCSCTAYAYNTSGCMIWEGALLNLHQLSDGGEIGQAIYLKLAADDHQSTTGKKWKVWVAVLVPATGLLLCLFICFSCKGKLRSIDQIGSGNNLLLFDFDTELHAINDGMNTNNNLNKREKDTELPLFSYESVSAATNNFLAVNKLGEGGYGPVYKGKLLQGKEIAVKMLSKRSGQGIEEFRNEAILIAKLHHRNLVRLLGCCIEREEKILIYEYMPNKSLDFYLFDPTKKQMLGWETRIRIIEALLLDDGNFVLRDGSNQSLIFWESFDHPTDTWLPGVKLGINKVTGKPQQLISWKNSEDPAPGVFSLGLDPNGSNQYFLEWNKSQIYWSSGLWDGTSFSNIPALRSNYNYSSFSYVSNENGRYFTYSLPNSSAISKFVMRSSGKFQLSTWLDAQWNLFWSEPKVQSDVYSLCGAFGVYRENFSSPCECLTGFEPSSMEDTSLDDWSGGCVRKSPLQCENNTYANGKKDWFTKISNMRLPVYSKPYLALSAGKCEQACMENCSCAAYAYNSSGCMIWEGALLNLQQLSNGGEIGQDIYLRLAADDHQSTKGKKWKVWVAVLVPATGLFLCLFICFSCKGKLKRIDQTGSSNNLLLFDFDTELRAINDGMNTNNNMNKREKDAELPLFSYESVLAVTNNFLAVNKLGEGGYGPVYKGRLLQGKEIAVKMLSKRSGQGIEEFRNETILIAKLQHRNLVRLLGCCIEREEKILIYEYMPNKSLDFYLFDPTKKQMLGWETRIRIIEGIAQGLLYLHQYSRLRIIHRDLKPSNILLDSEMNPKISDFGMARIVGGNETQANTNRIVGTYGYMSPEYAIQGLYSIKSDVFSFGVLLLEIISGKKNTGFFNHSSLSLLIYAWELWRDDRSLELIDPTVGHPSSSSIMLRFINIGLLCVQERPTDRPTMLDVVLMISNEHALLPTPKQPFQNMMDTNSTVDNAENYSKNSVTISTMEAR